The proteins below come from a single Cylindrospermopsis raciborskii Cr2010 genomic window:
- a CDS encoding YybH family protein, translating into MQVQNLSDVEEIKKVFESDYADAMRLRNPDVYTQMYTQDAVWMPPNDTNRCGAANIKLGFMNQIADKYIDPKFTAEEIRVIGDLGYVIGFSIAQITPIAGGPTKTVRFHALWIMKRQNGKWKIDRQIWNNKP; encoded by the coding sequence ATGCAAGTTCAGAATTTGAGTGATGTAGAAGAAATTAAGAAAGTGTTTGAGAGCGATTATGCAGATGCCATGAGATTACGTAATCCTGATGTTTATACTCAAATGTATACCCAGGATGCCGTTTGGATGCCACCAAATGATACGAACCGTTGCGGAGCTGCTAATATTAAGCTGGGATTTATGAATCAGATCGCTGATAAATATATAGATCCAAAATTTACGGCCGAAGAAATCAGGGTTATTGGCGATTTAGGTTATGTAATAGGCTTTTCCATAGCCCAAATTACTCCCATAGCTGGTGGTCCTACCAAAACTGTTCGTTTTCATGCATTATGGATAATGAAAAGGCAAAATGGGAAATGGAAAATTGATCGCCAAATTTGGAATAACAAACCCTAA
- the iolE gene encoding myo-inosose-2 dehydratase, whose protein sequence is MLSKISRIFRLSVVLATLLLVGITSLPLTVMAATSDSNSVLVSLVSSTTKPLLDPTFDSAKVKLGITPTGWSNSDDLTIDLNPPIPYQQILSEIALSGYKGTQNAPKFPKAIEDLQRELKIRGLTISEPWVGTEFTIGKAKETFDELEKQIAFMKAIGGNTIVVAELGGAVHQKKVLDENGVDKGVDPLVNRPRFNDQQWCDLLRGLNQMGKRAKENGMQLMYHPHIGTGVENFQDIDRLMQGTNPEYVNLLLDTGHLYYAGVNPLKVAEKYATRIKHVHLKNIRQSVLDDSKKTGRSFLNSIRAGIFTVPGDPKGTIDFQPILQELAKVNYQGWLMVEAEQDPNKAEPLQYALMARQYLQKLIGF, encoded by the coding sequence ATGTTGTCAAAAATTAGCAGGATCTTTCGTTTATCAGTAGTTTTAGCTACTTTACTGTTGGTTGGCATTACTAGCCTGCCACTAACCGTAATGGCTGCTACCAGTGATTCCAATTCGGTATTAGTGTCCCTGGTTTCCTCTACAACCAAACCATTGTTGGATCCCACATTTGATAGTGCAAAAGTGAAGTTAGGTATTACACCAACAGGGTGGAGCAACAGTGATGATTTGACTATTGATCTCAATCCCCCTATTCCATACCAACAAATCCTTAGCGAAATTGCACTGTCGGGTTATAAGGGGACACAAAATGCACCTAAATTTCCTAAAGCGATTGAGGATTTACAAAGGGAGTTAAAAATTAGGGGACTGACAATTTCTGAGCCTTGGGTAGGAACCGAATTTACCATAGGTAAAGCTAAAGAGACTTTTGATGAATTAGAGAAACAAATAGCCTTCATGAAAGCTATAGGAGGTAACACCATAGTCGTGGCTGAATTAGGTGGTGCTGTTCATCAGAAAAAAGTTCTGGACGAGAACGGTGTGGATAAAGGTGTGGATCCATTAGTCAACAGACCTCGTTTTAATGATCAACAATGGTGTGATTTATTGAGGGGTTTAAATCAAATGGGTAAGAGGGCCAAAGAGAATGGAATGCAATTAATGTATCATCCTCATATTGGTACTGGGGTAGAAAACTTTCAGGATATTGACCGTCTAATGCAGGGTACTAACCCTGAATATGTAAATCTGCTGCTAGATACTGGTCACTTGTACTATGCAGGAGTTAACCCTCTCAAAGTAGCAGAAAAATATGCCACTCGAATTAAGCACGTACACTTGAAAAATATTCGCCAGTCGGTATTAGATGATTCTAAGAAGACTGGTCGGAGCTTTTTAAACTCCATTCGTGCAGGAATATTTACTGTTCCTGGAGATCCCAAGGGTACCATTGATTTTCAGCCTATTTTACAAGAGCTTGCTAAGGTTAACTACCAAGGATGGTTAATGGTGGAAGCTGAGCAAGATCCTAACAAGGCTGAACCATTGCAATACGCACTTATGGCTCGTCAATACCTGCAAAAACTAATAGGTTTTTAG
- a CDS encoding pentapeptide repeat-containing protein gives MNIVSCLRKGSAIALAVILSLTVFSLPARAFVCKDYNKLLETNSCVGCDLSNLDLAGKDLYGSALSNANLSNTNLSKALMNDAKLDGANLTGANLSDGNLTGIVLSGANLTSANLFHAELYNALLDKANLFRANLSSSDLNSAIVSDANLTEAVVKSANLEKVNLSRSNLSGTDFSESKMRRAKLSKAILQGAKFIKTDLFESTMPDSTIYNGDLSKFGALK, from the coding sequence ATGAACATTGTATCTTGCTTGCGTAAAGGTTCCGCAATTGCTCTGGCCGTAATTCTTAGTCTGACAGTATTCAGCTTGCCAGCTCGGGCTTTTGTTTGCAAAGACTATAATAAGCTCCTGGAAACAAATTCCTGTGTTGGTTGTGATTTATCAAACCTAGACTTGGCAGGAAAGGACTTATATGGCAGCGCACTAAGTAATGCCAATCTCTCTAACACTAACCTTTCTAAGGCTCTGATGAATGATGCCAAGCTAGATGGAGCAAACTTGACGGGTGCTAATTTATCCGATGGCAATTTGACTGGTATAGTTTTATCAGGGGCCAACCTAACAAGTGCTAACCTCTTCCATGCGGAATTGTATAACGCCTTGCTAGATAAAGCCAACTTGTTCCGGGCAAATTTAAGTAGTTCTGATTTGAATTCAGCAATTGTCTCCGATGCTAATTTAACCGAAGCTGTGGTAAAGTCTGCAAACTTAGAAAAGGTTAACCTCTCCCGTTCTAACCTATCAGGCACAGATTTTTCTGAAAGTAAGATGCGAAGAGCAAAATTATCAAAGGCGATTCTTCAGGGAGCTAAATTCATTAAAACCGACTTATTTGAGTCCACAATGCCTGACAGTACTATTTACAATGGCGATCTGTCTAAATTCGGTGCCTTGAAATAA
- a CDS encoding ferritin-like domain-containing protein translates to MSTQTGYTLIKTVENLHFYLKQALRLEHATIPPYLTALYSIKPGKNMDAFHIIRQVAVEEMLHLSLVSNVLNAVGGSLKGTLTHPDFIPNYPTPIPTGASDFQVDLIKFSPQAIATFMKIERAEEVEEDKPLVVARETQEKQNFLTIHEGNPANTFYSIGLFYAEIIRGLNALYKEKGDALFCGDPKLQITPEYYYNGGGDIIEVTDLRSAIRAIRIIQEQGEGSRIGAIYDAEREMAHFYRFEQLTQTKFYTINHDDPLESDSPHKPSGESLKVNWDEVYPIKTNATLADYPEGELRQAAVAFQKEYSKFLAEIEASFTGEREKLIPAVGAMFRLKELAAQLIRNPIPGNAEGLHGAPVFRVIPNIQDPQKRYPW, encoded by the coding sequence ATGTCCACACAAACTGGTTATACACTGATTAAGACAGTAGAAAATCTACACTTCTACCTCAAGCAAGCACTTAGGCTAGAACACGCAACAATTCCTCCTTATTTGACGGCTTTGTACTCTATCAAACCCGGCAAGAATATGGATGCTTTTCATATTATTCGACAGGTAGCTGTAGAAGAAATGCTGCACCTGAGTTTAGTGTCCAATGTGTTGAATGCGGTGGGAGGGAGTCTTAAAGGTACTCTAACACACCCAGATTTTATCCCTAACTACCCAACTCCTATTCCCACTGGAGCAAGTGACTTCCAAGTAGATTTAATAAAGTTCTCTCCTCAGGCGATCGCTACCTTCATGAAGATCGAGCGTGCAGAAGAGGTAGAAGAGGATAAACCCCTAGTGGTAGCTCGAGAAACACAAGAGAAACAGAACTTCCTCACTATTCATGAGGGCAATCCTGCCAATACTTTTTATAGCATTGGACTCTTCTATGCAGAAATTATTCGTGGTCTCAATGCCTTGTATAAGGAAAAAGGAGATGCCTTATTCTGTGGAGATCCTAAGTTACAGATTACCCCTGAATACTATTACAACGGTGGTGGGGATATCATTGAAGTGACAGATTTACGTTCAGCTATCCGCGCCATCAGAATTATTCAGGAACAAGGGGAAGGTTCGAGAATTGGGGCTATCTATGATGCGGAAAGAGAAATGGCCCACTTCTATCGTTTTGAGCAGCTCACACAGACTAAGTTTTATACCATTAACCATGACGATCCTTTAGAATCTGACTCACCCCACAAACCATCTGGGGAGTCTTTAAAAGTCAATTGGGACGAGGTTTATCCAATTAAAACCAATGCCACACTAGCAGACTATCCGGAAGGAGAACTGCGTCAAGCAGCAGTAGCATTCCAAAAAGAGTACAGCAAATTTTTGGCAGAGATTGAAGCCTCTTTTACAGGAGAGCGGGAGAAATTGATCCCAGCAGTAGGGGCTATGTTCCGCCTCAAAGAACTTGCTGCCCAATTGATCCGTAATCCGATCCCCGGAAATGCTGAAGGACTTCATGGTGCTCCTGTGTTCCGAGTCATACCTAATATTCAAGATCCACAAAAACGCTATCCTTGGTAA
- a CDS encoding LamG-like jellyroll fold domain-containing protein: MSQKSNVLCFDGKDNHVVLPTDNTDYSQGFTVEAWVWYGSFEQYWSRIVEFGNGPGQKNIVLGHAGKSNSLGFHLVGTSTGAYVFEVPNSLEIGKWTHVAATINKSGEAKLYKNGKLLQTKPFRLPDNVVRKLNYIGKSSWSNDGYFEGKMAEVRLWNIARTPEEIEQNMNRRLSGSEAGLVAYYPLNGDANDKTKNAKHGAILGATWQKEELPIQEPNVNQNQTTTTTTFITPDRLLPKYDVVIVGAGVAGAIVAKRLSQQGKTVLILEAGEAKDLTLSGFQHYLDTFYGSTEKHPNSPYPENHYVQSPMDDNGYFVEKGPMTLGGSYTRVLGGTTMHWEAKTPRMLPNDFKTKSLYGQGLDWPISYDDLMPYYQQAEYEIGVSGDVEEQKSLGLKFEDGYVFPMEKMPPSFLDQKVIEKVDGTKVQVCGETVELKFSTFPQGRNGIPNPKYDHGNLFVPQGVSSVTPVQYGERCQGNANCVPICPAQAKYDARRTLARALETGRVHILPKAVAFHINYNRENGRIESIEYKYYGNEKTGSIDSPLKVEGTLFVLAANAVENARLMLSCNLPNTSDMIGRHLMDHPFVLAWALMPEVTGTMRGPLVTSGIGSLRDGKFRAKQSGFAVDIHNDGWGWATGSPDTELFDAVDHKNKYGAELRETLINRISRQLLLAFMCEMPPNISNRVTIDPKYKDKLGNYRPVINYNLPDYSLRTLAYTRKVSRLMFQRLGAEDYTHYDPKDPGYFEFEGSGYVYKGGNHFSGTHIMGTTPQNSVVDQNLKSWDHPNLYLVGSGSMPTIGTSNTTVTIAALTFKAAEQMLKEL; encoded by the coding sequence GTGAGTCAAAAATCAAATGTGCTTTGCTTCGATGGAAAAGACAATCATGTAGTTTTACCAACAGACAATACTGATTACTCCCAGGGATTTACGGTAGAAGCATGGGTCTGGTACGGTAGTTTTGAACAGTATTGGTCAAGAATTGTTGAGTTTGGCAACGGACCAGGACAGAAAAATATTGTCTTAGGTCATGCAGGAAAATCTAATTCCCTGGGATTCCATCTTGTTGGTACTAGTACGGGGGCATATGTTTTTGAAGTTCCTAACTCCTTAGAGATAGGTAAGTGGACACACGTAGCTGCTACCATCAATAAATCCGGGGAGGCTAAACTCTACAAGAATGGTAAATTGCTTCAAACAAAACCATTCCGTCTTCCAGACAATGTGGTTCGCAAGCTAAACTACATAGGAAAGAGTAGCTGGTCAAACGATGGTTACTTTGAAGGTAAAATGGCTGAGGTCAGGTTGTGGAACATTGCCCGCACCCCAGAGGAAATTGAACAAAACATGAACCGCCGCCTAAGTGGAAGTGAAGCGGGATTGGTAGCTTATTACCCTTTAAATGGGGATGCCAATGATAAAACCAAAAATGCTAAGCATGGTGCCATTCTTGGCGCTACTTGGCAAAAGGAAGAACTCCCTATTCAGGAGCCTAATGTGAATCAAAATCAAACAACAACTACAACAACATTTATTACACCCGATAGATTGTTACCAAAATATGATGTGGTAATAGTTGGAGCTGGTGTGGCTGGAGCCATTGTTGCTAAACGATTAAGTCAGCAGGGCAAAACCGTCTTAATTCTGGAAGCGGGAGAGGCTAAGGACTTAACCCTTTCAGGATTTCAACATTATTTGGATACCTTCTATGGATCCACAGAAAAGCATCCCAACTCTCCCTATCCAGAAAACCACTATGTCCAAAGTCCCATGGACGATAATGGGTATTTTGTAGAAAAGGGTCCCATGACTCTTGGAGGTTCTTACACTAGGGTTCTAGGGGGAACAACCATGCACTGGGAAGCGAAGACACCGAGAATGTTACCCAATGATTTCAAGACCAAAAGCCTCTATGGACAGGGTCTGGATTGGCCGATTTCTTATGACGACCTGATGCCTTATTATCAACAAGCAGAGTATGAAATAGGGGTTTCTGGAGATGTAGAAGAGCAGAAAAGCCTAGGTCTCAAATTTGAAGATGGATACGTCTTTCCCATGGAAAAGATGCCACCATCATTCCTAGACCAGAAAGTTATAGAAAAGGTGGATGGCACAAAGGTTCAGGTGTGTGGTGAAACCGTAGAGTTAAAATTCTCTACCTTCCCCCAGGGACGTAATGGCATACCCAATCCTAAGTATGATCATGGTAATTTATTTGTGCCTCAAGGGGTTAGCAGTGTTACTCCTGTTCAGTATGGAGAACGTTGTCAAGGGAACGCTAATTGTGTGCCAATTTGTCCAGCTCAAGCTAAATATGATGCTCGTCGCACCCTAGCAAGAGCTCTAGAAACAGGTCGGGTTCACATATTACCAAAAGCAGTAGCTTTCCATATCAACTACAATCGCGAAAATGGGCGTATAGAAAGCATTGAGTACAAGTACTATGGAAATGAAAAAACCGGTTCCATTGACTCTCCTCTAAAAGTTGAGGGGACATTGTTTGTGCTAGCAGCAAATGCTGTGGAAAATGCCCGGCTCATGCTGTCTTGTAATTTACCTAATACAAGTGATATGATTGGGCGCCATTTGATGGATCACCCCTTCGTTTTAGCTTGGGCTTTGATGCCAGAAGTAACTGGAACTATGCGTGGACCTTTGGTAACTTCAGGTATTGGTAGTTTACGAGATGGAAAATTCCGTGCCAAACAATCTGGATTTGCCGTGGATATTCACAATGATGGTTGGGGATGGGCAACCGGATCCCCTGATACGGAATTATTTGATGCTGTTGATCACAAAAATAAATATGGTGCGGAATTGCGCGAAACTCTGATTAATAGAATCTCGCGTCAACTGTTACTAGCATTTATGTGTGAAATGCCTCCCAATATCAGTAACCGTGTAACCATAGATCCGAAGTACAAGGATAAGCTGGGTAATTATCGCCCGGTAATTAATTATAACCTGCCAGATTATTCTTTAAGAACTTTGGCCTATACCAGAAAAGTTTCCCGTCTGATGTTCCAGCGTTTGGGTGCTGAGGACTATACCCACTATGACCCCAAGGATCCCGGATATTTTGAATTTGAAGGATCGGGTTACGTTTACAAGGGTGGAAACCACTTCTCCGGTACCCATATTATGGGAACTACCCCCCAAAACTCAGTGGTGGATCAAAATCTAAAGTCTTGGGATCATCCTAATCTCTATTTAGTCGGCTCAGGTAGTATGCCCACAATTGGTACATCTAATACCACTGTGACAATTGCTGCCCTGACTTTTAAAGCTGCTGAACAGATGCTCAAAGAGTTATAA
- a CDS encoding rhomboid family intramembrane serine protease — MIPITDNFYSLKKPNITYVIIGISLVIFCAQLMWDVNGQLGNFINSWTTIPREFSRTISSAIDDSLAAWVVVGWQLFTLPVSLFIHGSFAQLLGNMLFLWVFGRTLERTIGSYQFLLLYLTAGVLVGIIEIFAQPQLTAPVIGSTGAIACIVGAYIMQFPQIKIYSVLPLVIVFIPLEIPAMFYLFWWFIQQFFYGIGGLNIPGGFNNCSYGSQLIALLIGVVFMGIIRFR, encoded by the coding sequence ATGATTCCTATTACTGATAACTTTTATAGCTTAAAAAAGCCGAATATTACTTATGTGATAATTGGTATTAGCCTAGTCATATTTTGTGCGCAACTTATGTGGGATGTCAATGGTCAACTAGGTAACTTTATCAATAGTTGGACTACTATTCCTCGAGAATTCTCCCGAACAATCTCCAGTGCTATTGATGACAGTTTAGCTGCTTGGGTGGTTGTAGGGTGGCAATTATTCACCCTACCCGTTTCCCTATTTATACATGGTAGTTTTGCCCAGCTGCTGGGTAATATGTTATTTTTGTGGGTATTCGGAAGAACATTAGAAAGAACCATAGGGTCGTATCAATTCTTGCTGTTATATTTAACTGCTGGCGTGCTGGTAGGAATAATAGAGATTTTTGCCCAACCGCAGTTAACAGCACCAGTTATAGGTAGCACTGGGGCGATCGCCTGTATTGTAGGTGCTTATATTATGCAATTTCCCCAAATTAAAATCTATTCTGTTTTACCGTTGGTAATTGTTTTTATTCCCCTGGAAATTCCCGCAATGTTTTATTTATTCTGGTGGTTTATCCAACAATTTTTTTATGGAATTGGTGGATTAAATATTCCGGGTGGGTTTAATAATTGCAGCTATGGGAGTCAATTAATAGCCTTACTGATAGGTGTGGTTTTCATGGGGATTATACGGTTTCGGTAA
- the dnaB gene encoding replicative DNA helicase, with the protein MAKELNFQGNSSDQLPPQNIEAEEAILGGILLDPEAMGRIRDRLLPQAFYVNAHREIYQAAIILNNQNKPTDLLSLTEWLTGNDKLNRIGGRNKLATLIDRTVSSVNIDMLADLVMDKYLRRQLIKAGNEIVKLGFETQTELPIVLDQAEQKVFGITQEKPQEGLVHISDTLVHTFQEIETRHEGVALPGIPSGFYDLDAMTSGFQRSDLIIVAGRPSMGKCVSYDSEIVLADGEIVTIEELYNRKGGMVLTLNPNWKFSFTQPCGFVNDGIKPVFRVTTALGRSIDTTITHPYLTPTGWQKLADLKPGAKIAVPAQINVFGKEKIDDGQLKIIAHCLGNGNMEKTIPPIVFKLGRSQIALFLNQLFISNIEHEGHTLAIKEKLQTTYRTNQEKLARQIQHLLLRFGIIARLGKGYNKEQTTQTTWQVEITEPLSIERFEIGVVAQTLEPIETQTDCEIYWDEIIAIENLGEKRVYDLTIPHTHNFIANDICVHNTAFCLNLAHNIAVGYKLPVAVFSLEMSKEQLVQRLLASEAQIETGYLRSGRISQTQWEPLSRAISLLSEMPVFIDDTPNITITQMRSQARKLQAQQNSKLGLIVIDYLQLMEGAGDNRVQELSKITRSLKGLARELSVPIIALSQLSRSVEARTNKRPMLSDLRESGSIEQDADLVIMLYREEYYAPDTPDRGIAEVIIAKHRNGPTGTVKLLFDPQFTKFKNLAKPKTY; encoded by the coding sequence ATGGCTAAAGAATTGAACTTTCAAGGCAATAGTAGTGATCAGCTTCCTCCCCAAAACATCGAAGCGGAAGAGGCTATTTTGGGGGGTATTCTTTTGGATCCAGAAGCTATGGGTAGAATCAGGGATCGTCTTCTTCCCCAGGCGTTTTATGTTAATGCCCATAGAGAAATTTATCAAGCAGCAATAATTCTCAATAACCAAAATAAACCAACCGACTTACTTTCCCTAACAGAGTGGCTAACTGGTAATGACAAGCTAAATCGTATTGGCGGTAGAAATAAACTAGCTACATTGATAGACCGCACCGTATCATCAGTAAATATTGATATGTTAGCGGATTTAGTCATGGATAAGTATCTGCGTAGACAATTAATTAAAGCAGGTAATGAAATTGTCAAATTAGGATTTGAGACCCAGACAGAATTACCAATAGTTTTAGATCAAGCAGAGCAGAAGGTTTTTGGAATTACCCAAGAAAAACCCCAGGAGGGACTAGTTCACATTTCGGATACCCTAGTTCATACCTTTCAGGAAATTGAAACCCGTCATGAAGGAGTTGCTTTACCGGGTATTCCTAGTGGTTTTTATGATTTGGACGCCATGACCAGCGGTTTTCAGCGTTCTGATTTAATTATCGTCGCGGGTAGACCTTCTATGGGGAAGTGTGTAAGTTATGACTCGGAAATAGTCTTAGCAGATGGAGAAATTGTCACCATTGAAGAGTTATACAACCGAAAGGGGGGTATGGTATTAACCCTGAACCCAAATTGGAAATTTAGTTTTACTCAACCCTGTGGATTTGTCAACGATGGCATAAAACCAGTTTTTCGGGTTACAACTGCATTAGGTCGTTCTATTGATACCACCATTACTCATCCTTACTTAACCCCAACCGGATGGCAAAAGTTAGCAGATCTCAAACCAGGTGCTAAAATAGCAGTTCCCGCTCAAATCAATGTCTTTGGTAAGGAAAAAATTGATGATGGTCAGCTCAAAATTATAGCCCATTGTTTGGGAAATGGCAATATGGAGAAAACCATACCTCCCATAGTTTTTAAATTAGGGCGATCGCAAATAGCTTTGTTTTTAAATCAGTTATTCATCAGTAATATAGAGCATGAAGGTCACACCTTAGCTATCAAAGAAAAATTACAGACGACCTATAGAACAAACCAGGAGAAACTAGCAAGACAGATTCAACATTTATTATTAAGATTTGGCATAATTGCCAGATTAGGAAAAGGCTATAACAAAGAGCAAACTACCCAAACCACTTGGCAAGTGGAAATTACAGAACCCCTTTCCATCGAGAGATTCGAGATTGGTGTTGTAGCGCAAACATTAGAACCAATAGAAACCCAGACAGACTGTGAAATCTACTGGGATGAAATCATAGCCATTGAGAACTTGGGGGAAAAACGGGTCTATGACCTAACCATACCACATACTCATAACTTTATAGCCAATGACATTTGTGTGCATAACACTGCATTTTGTTTAAATCTAGCCCATAACATTGCCGTAGGCTATAAATTACCGGTAGCAGTGTTCAGTTTAGAAATGTCTAAAGAGCAGCTAGTACAAAGATTATTAGCTAGTGAGGCCCAAATTGAAACCGGTTATTTAAGAAGCGGGAGGATCAGTCAAACCCAATGGGAACCCCTAAGTCGCGCTATTAGTTTGCTATCAGAAATGCCCGTTTTTATTGATGACACCCCCAATATTACCATCACCCAAATGCGGAGTCAAGCTAGAAAACTACAAGCACAACAGAATTCCAAACTAGGTCTAATCGTTATAGACTACCTGCAACTAATGGAAGGTGCGGGAGACAATCGTGTACAGGAATTATCCAAAATTACCCGTTCTCTCAAGGGTTTAGCCAGGGAATTATCAGTTCCCATAATTGCCCTATCTCAGTTGAGCAGAAGTGTGGAAGCTAGAACTAATAAACGTCCTATGTTGTCAGACCTGCGAGAATCTGGTTCCATTGAACAAGATGCGGATTTAGTTATTATGCTTTACCGTGAAGAATATTATGCACCCGATACCCCCGATCGCGGTATAGCAGAAGTTATTATTGCCAAACATCGCAATGGTCCCACGGGAACAGTTAAACTTCTATTTGACCCCCAATTTACAAAATTTAAAAATCTAGCCAAACCTAAGACCTATTAA
- a CDS encoding DUF29 domain-containing protein — protein MTNVHTSDYEGHYDADFALWVEETVAKLKSQNFQQVDWKNLIQEVESLGKSQRSSVRSYLVRLLEHLLKRCYVQIPDCNRSWEIEIRNFRQRLMFELEDSPSLKNFILEILPKCYRIGLDNVKDSYPSVIFPEDFPFSPELERLLNEKFWEKG, from the coding sequence ATGACGAATGTTCACACCAGTGATTATGAAGGCCACTATGACGCTGATTTTGCTCTCTGGGTTGAAGAAACTGTGGCCAAGTTAAAATCCCAGAATTTCCAACAGGTAGATTGGAAAAATTTGATCCAGGAGGTGGAATCCTTGGGAAAAAGTCAACGCAGTTCTGTGCGCAGTTATTTAGTGCGTCTGCTAGAACATTTACTGAAACGTTGCTATGTGCAAATACCCGATTGTAATCGTAGTTGGGAAATTGAAATTCGGAATTTTCGCCAACGTTTAATGTTTGAGTTGGAAGATTCGCCAAGTTTAAAAAATTTTATTTTAGAAATTTTGCCCAAGTGTTACCGAATTGGGTTGGATAACGTGAAAGATAGTTATCCCAGTGTTATTTTTCCCGAGGATTTCCCTTTTTCTCCTGAGCTAGAAAGATTATTAAATGAGAAATTCTGGGAAAAAGGTTAA
- the rplI gene encoding 50S ribosomal protein L9 produces the protein MVKRVQLVLTKDVSKLGKSGDLVEVAPGYARNYLIPQSLATQVTPGILKQVERRREIERQRQLELKQQAEEQKSALEKLVKVAIAKQVGENEAIFGTVTTQDVVDAIQAATGQTIDRRGITIPDINHLGTYKADIKLHSEVTAKIDIEVVAS, from the coding sequence ATGGTCAAACGAGTGCAGTTAGTATTAACAAAAGATGTAAGCAAACTAGGAAAATCCGGCGATCTAGTGGAAGTAGCTCCTGGTTATGCGCGGAATTATCTAATTCCCCAGAGTTTAGCCACCCAGGTAACTCCTGGCATTTTAAAGCAAGTAGAGCGTCGTCGGGAAATAGAACGCCAACGTCAACTAGAACTCAAGCAACAAGCGGAAGAGCAAAAATCTGCTTTAGAGAAACTGGTTAAAGTAGCGATCGCCAAACAGGTAGGTGAGAACGAAGCTATTTTTGGTACTGTCACCACCCAGGATGTAGTAGATGCTATTCAAGCAGCTACAGGGCAAACAATTGATAGACGTGGCATAACTATTCCAGATATTAACCATTTGGGTACTTACAAAGCGGATATTAAACTTCACTCAGAAGTGACTGCTAAAATTGATATTGAGGTTGTAGCCAGCTAA
- a CDS encoding DUF3318 domain-containing protein produces MDPNTEIRRLLDIVPASGRMTIKIISKPEQNQVISAEFPLPWIQSKPVYINFELWRQLKKPQRDLLILYHTSWLIGIKWIQPDIYQGAVLVGLLGGVIETLQGDIVGLVIAGGLTVTSGVKLWQNNKSQELQLKADKTAIAIAQKRGYSESEAAGHLLTAIETVAKLEGRLGLNFNELIRCQNLRAIAS; encoded by the coding sequence ATGGATCCAAATACTGAAATTCGTCGTCTGTTGGATATAGTACCAGCTTCCGGACGCATGACAATTAAAATTATCAGCAAACCGGAACAGAATCAAGTGATTAGTGCAGAGTTTCCCCTACCTTGGATTCAGAGTAAACCGGTATATATCAATTTTGAATTATGGAGACAGTTAAAAAAGCCACAAAGAGACCTCTTAATATTGTATCACACGAGTTGGTTAATAGGAATCAAATGGATACAACCGGATATTTATCAGGGAGCAGTCCTCGTAGGACTATTAGGAGGGGTAATAGAAACTCTTCAGGGTGATATAGTTGGTTTAGTCATAGCCGGTGGCTTAACCGTCACAAGTGGCGTAAAACTGTGGCAAAACAATAAGTCTCAAGAACTACAACTGAAAGCTGATAAAACAGCGATCGCTATTGCTCAAAAACGAGGATACTCCGAATCAGAAGCAGCTGGACATTTGTTAACTGCTATTGAGACAGTTGCTAAACTTGAGGGAAGATTAGGTCTCAATTTTAATGAATTAATTCGTTGTCAAAATTTGCGAGCGATCGCCAGTTAA